In Hippoglossus stenolepis isolate QCI-W04-F060 chromosome 20, HSTE1.2, whole genome shotgun sequence, the following are encoded in one genomic region:
- the ak9 gene encoding adenylate kinase 9 has translation MTKSLNSQKMDKGITQSNARVDFVDNLIEDEAERETLLSKPACFIVVGKPGIGKSTLAKNIAESWKCILIDDTDVLNTHIQNRTKEGLELLDILSEGRILPQDKVLQLILDRLDSPDVEHYGYVLSCLPFMSEECLTIPEQVALIKNLKLTPDFIINIKCADKDLAQRLSGLKQYSETGQLFTRDQWQREDVYIKKRESMDEEMEDEEEQAAGERLQRDVIDQMVWAPENLTRNALIRINMYKDTVLKPLEDYMAAHNPLYRMELDGNNTPEELHSYVMSRLGSLGIKRVSIPILLHQADEDLPEEADTEELLRHMSSTNPVAPGFRWRRSRWGQTCPVALKEGRVVPGQPELSVSFQDKLYILSSQEAYQKFVTNPRRYLLPPMPRPPCKVSIVGPPQSGKSTLCKLLAQHYNALVLDKEELVQPILAKIEQERLDKIKEETTQLAIERIKKMEEDGRENSDDSSSVEVTEDHPQVKAMVLGVMEEAKQHSVSPVALQAEVLEKRIKEIEEADEDAEVKTGWVLDNFPSNLSQMDLLHQGEILPDIIFCLKDSVGHKVLERMYERNKERVDEAVRNRMQDEQSAKDEQLLNKKENDSEMHSNLEAVIEEKDENPEQSDALSPAHLDVIKQEAVTLPDHWELGYPDGPEMKDYKLQLRQFVSEWEQMESALTAAHSVLEIDGKSPEDLLQEIVLHMEKPFKYVPWELSQLDLDEEEDDIEALAELERVDLDSSDNGVADDEGDTTPKRLLGDTLHFCPVAFKNQNILWPCTDEIAAKYREKIFYFSRTEARDTFLQNPTQFVAKTEPLKPPALRILSLGTRGSGKTSHGEWLARQLGLFHIQFREQLQMLIMAKTKKRVPYADEVESSDESLEDLVTLIKEARGEAGEEEVEDTTDDDMEEVELTAEEISVKAYLSDGDPLTPQILDMVIAPFWKQEPYMSTGFILEGFPHHSEEVQYMLDRQLFPDVVVTMEVDVTDVQKRLLPTYLEKWRERHDHREAQLNILHDLRKKNREEKIVRRRAELMAETLTAESKEDEEDDEEEEAADNIEAMLKEEFPLEEDNEDSENEENEETATVRLEMEIEQRFVTDERDLATVTELLSEQNIPSISISASRKPFIVRNQLLQKLQPLLANRESLFQTCQPISSTLAQRLLLFSYKLHSAFGCWDPIKKYKEIDLIQPLQWPLNTTHPLILNQYVYFFESKENRNTFMLNPLKYLRQPKPSPSLPVKVAVVGPPKSGKTTVAQSFAQKYGLARLSIGRAMRMVLETQEHTDLAVQLRQLLSQGLVVPDELAIQCLEVVLLSSVCSTRGYVLDGFPMTLKQAELMASRSIIPMIVIELKLDTVEVLRRGHMDKIKLNKPHLMHDSSEILHIRTSHYKQEVEQVKKYFHQQYQNWIVLDGFKSKWWIWCRIVKEVCISMAYIHSFLERTLSGKAACINRMCITPQELQHRLGEFGRYCPVCLALYKHLVDCSEFVCLTHAAEYRGRFYRMCGKEHLEKFLSTPDQFVTPSCPHALPQPSLLPRKLSGIQVKNRFPQQVEMRGFCPVTYLCGKQRYEALVQGKMEYAVEYRERLYVFRSNQEQDMFLRSPETYWDQRLPVKVPPLCEPVSLTAIPTLGYLEQGVAVAVIKAMTAVGCLKPKYPFISIERSALLYLAFYLKAFNQKTADYIRQKYKKKLAMFEESCALIPYLSSTMRGNYRPPSERPIDFEFKLNRFLALED, from the exons ATGACAAAAAGTTTAAACTCGCAGAAAATGGATAAAGGAATAACTCAAAGCAACG CTCGCGTGGATTTCGTGGACAACTTGATAGAAGATGaagcggagagagagacgcttCTTTCCAAGCCCGCCTGCTTCATCGTAGTTGGAAAACCG GGTATTGGCAAATCCACTTTGGCCAAAAACATTGCAGAGTCCTGGAAGTGTATCTTGATTGATG ATACAGATgtgctcaacacacacatacaaaatagAACAAAGGAAGGTTTAGAG CTCTTAGATATCTTATCTGAGGGGAGGATTTTACCACAAGACaaggtgctgcagctgattcTTGACAGGCTCGACTCACCAGATGTGGAGCACTATG GATATGTGCTGAGCTGCCTGCCGTTCATGTCTGAGGAGTGTCTGACGATTCCTGAGCAGGTTGCACTGATCAAGAACCTCAAGCTGACACCTGATTTCATCATTAATATCAAG TGTGCAGACAAGGACCTGGCCCAGAGGCTCTCAGGTCTGAAGCAGTACTCAGAGACAGGGCAGCTATTCACCAGGGACCAGTGGCAGCGTGAAGATGTGTAcatcaagaagagagagagcatggaTGAGGAaatggaggatgaagaggagcag GCTGCTGGAGAGAGACTCCAAAGGGATGTTATTGACCAGATGGTGTGGGCGCCAGAGAATTTAACCCGAAATGCTTTAATTAGAATCAACATGTACAAGGATACAGTGCTTAAACCACTGGAG GACTACATGGCAGCCCACAACCCCCTCTACCGGATGGAGCTGGATGGAAACAACACACCTGAAGAGCTTCACTCC TATGTAATGTCCCGTCTTGGATCATTGGGTATTAAACGTGTCTCCATTCCCATCCTCCTCCACCAAGCTGATGAAGACTTGCCAGAAGAGGCTGATACG GAAGAACTTCTGAGACATATGTCCTCCACCAATCCGGTGGCCCCTGGCTTCAGGTGGAGAAGGAGCCGCTGGGGCCAAACCTGCCCTGTCGCTCTGAAGGAGGGCCGGGTTGTTCCTGGCCAACCTGAGCTATCTGTCAG CTTCCAGGACAAACTGTACATCCTCTCATCTCAGGAGGCCTACCAGAAGTTTGTCACAAACCCCAGACGTTACTTACTCCCTCCAATGCCCAGGCCCCCTTGCAAGGTTTCTATCGTTGGACCCCCTCAGTCAGGAAAGAGCACCTTATGTAAGCTTCTAGCGCAGCACTACAATGCATTGGTGCTTGACAAGGAGGAACTGGTGCAGCCAATTCTGGCCAAGATTGAACAGGAGAGGCTTGACAAAATCAAAGAGGAGACTACACAGCTCGCTATAGAGCGAATcaagaagatggaggaggatggcAGAGAGAACTCGG atGACAGCAGTTCTGTAGAAG TTACAGAGGATCATCCACAAGTTAAAGCCATGGTGCTTGGTGTAATGGAGGAAGCCAAACAACATAGCGTATCCCCTGTTGCTCTGCAAGCTGAGGTATTGGAGAAGCGTATAAAAGAG ATTGAGGAGGCAGATGAAGATGCGGAGGTCAAAACCGGATGGGTGCTTGACAACTTTCCCAGCAACCTCTCCCAGATGGATTTGTTACATCAAGGTGAAATCCTGCCAGACATCATCTTTTGTCTCAAAGACAGCGTTGGACACAaag TTTTGGAGAGAATGTATGAGAGGAACAAGGAGAGAGTGGACGAGGCAGTGAGGAACAGGATGCAAGACGAACAGTCTGCAAAGGATGAACAGCTCTT gaacaaaaaggaaaacgaCTCAGAGATGCATTCAAATCTAGAGGCAGTCATTGAAGAAAAGGATG AAAATCCTGAGCAATCTGACGCCCTCAGCCCTGCGCACCTTGACGTGATCAAACAGGAAG CTGTGACACTACCTGATCACTGGGAGCTGGGTTATCCAGACGGCCCAGAGATGAAGGACTACAAACTGCAACTCCGgcagtttgtgtctgaatggGAGCAAATGGAGTCTGCTCTAACTGCTGCCCACTCCGTACTGGAGATTGATGGAAAAAGCCCAGAGGACCTGCTTCAAGAGATAGTCCTTCACATGGAGA AGCCCTTCAAGTATGTTCCCTGGGAGCTGTCACAGCTGGAcctggatgaggaggaagatgataTCGAGGCCTTAGCTGAGCTGGAGAGAGTTGATTTAGACAGCAGTGACAATGGCGTGGCAgatgatgag GGGGACACAACACCTAAGAGATTATTAGGTGATACTCTTCATTTCTGTCCTGTGGcctttaaaaaccaaaacatcctGTGGCCCTGTACGGACGAGATTGCAGCCAAATACCGGGAGAAGATCTTCTACTTCTCCCGCACAGAAGCGAGAGACACCTTCCTTCAAAACCCAACCCAATTTGTTGCAAAAACTGAGCCTCTCAAG CCTCCTGCCCTTCGGATCCTTTCCCTCGGTACCCGAGGGTCAGGAAAGACCTCTCATGGTGAGTGGCTCGCCCGGCAGCTTGGCCTCTTCCATATTCAGTTCAGGGAGCAGCTCCAAATGCTCATCATGGCCAAGACAAAGAAGCGGGTGCCTTATGCAGATGAAGTAGAGTCCTCTGACGAGTCTCTGGAGGACCTGGTCACCCTGATAAAGGAAGCCAGGGGGGAggctggagaagaggaggtggaggatacCACTGACGATGACATGGAG gaagtagaactgACTGCTGAGGAAATATCCGTCAAAGCCTACTTATCTGATGGCGATCCACTGACTCCACAGATCCTGGACATGGTTATTGCACCATTCTGGAAACAAGAACcatacat GTCCACAGGTTTTATCTTGGAGGGCTTCCCACATCATTCCGAAGAGGTGCAGTACATGCTGGATCGACAGCTTTTCCCTGACGTCGTAGTAACCATGGAGGTGGATGTCACAGATGTTCAGAAACGTCTGTTGCCGACATACCTGGAGAAGTGGCGTGAGCGCCACGACCATCGTGAAGCACAGCTGAACATTCTTCATGATCTGCGCAAGAAAAACAGG GAGGAGAAAATTGTCAGGAGAAGGGCTGAACTCATGGCAGAGACACTGACGGCCGAATCAAAG gaggatgaagaagacgatgaagaggaggaagcagcagacaACATAGAGGCAATGCTAAAGGAGGAGTTTCCTTTGGAAGAAGACAACGAAGACTCAGAGAACGAGGAGAATGAGGAGACAGCTACCGTGCGGCTGGAGATGGAGATTGAGCAGCGTTTTGTGACAGATGAAAGAGACCTTGCAACTGTAACG GAGCTACTGAGTGAGCAAAACATTCCCAGTATCTCTATCAGTGCATCTCGCAAACCATTCATAGTGAggaatcagctgctgcagaagttACAGCCTCTGCTGGCTAACAGGGAGTCACTTTTCCAAACATGTCAACCCATCTCATCCACCCTGGCACAGAGGCTGCTGCTCTTTTCATACAAGCTCCACAGTGCCTTTGGATGCTGGGATCCCATAAAG AAATACAAGGAGATAGACTTGATCCAGCCTCTGCAGTGGCCTCTGAATACCACACATCCCCTAATCTTGAATCAGTATGTCTACTTCTTTGAATCTAAGGAGAACCGTAACACATTCATGCTCAACCCTCTGAAGTACCTTAGGCAGCCCAAGccctccccatccctccctgtTAAAGTGGCCGTCGTTGGACCACCCAAATCTGGAAAGACCACTG TAGCGCAGAGCTTTGCTCAGAAGTATGGCTTGGCGCGGCTGTCCATTGGCAGAGCTATGCGTATGGTGCTTGAAACTCAGGAACACACAGATCTGGCTGTCCAGTTGAGACAGCTTCTCTCCCAGGGCCTTGTTGTGCCTGATGAACTGGCCATTCAGTGTCTGGAGGTGGTTCTCCTGAGCTCAGTCTGCAGCACCCGAGG GTATGTTTTGGACGGCTTTCCGATGACACTTAAGCAGGCGGAGCTCATGGCTTCTCGGAGCATCATCCCCATGATAGTAATTGAGCTTAAGCTGGACACAGTGGAGGTGCTAAGAAGAGGTCACATGGACAAGATAAAACTCAACAA GCCTCACCTGATGCATGACAGCTCTGAGATACTTCACATTCGTACCTCCCATTACAagcaagaggtggagcaggtgaAGAAATATTTCCATCAACAATATCAGAACTGGATTGTGCTTGATGGCTTTAAGAGCAAATGGTGGATCTGGTGCAGGATTGTAAAGGAAGTCTGTATCAGCATGGCATACATCCACAGCTTCCTGGAGAGGACACTCAGCG GTAAAGCTGCCTGCATCAACAGGATGTGCATCACACCCCAGGAGCTGCAACATCGCCTTGGAGAGTTTGGCCGTTACTGCCCAGTCTGCTTGGCTCTATATAAACACCTGGTGGACTGCTCAGAATTTGTATGTTTGACTCATGCGGCTGAGTACAGAGGACGGTTTTACAGGATGTGTGGCAAAGAGCATTTAGAG AAGTTCCTGTCCACTCCAGATCAATTTGTGACTCCGAGCTGCCCACACGCTCTCCCACAACCCAGCCTGCTGCCAAGAAAACTCAGTGGGATTCAGGTGAAGAACAGGTTCCCACAGCAAGTTGAGATGAGGGGCTTTTGTCCTGTCACTTACCTGTGTGGAAAGCAAAG GTATGAAGCCCTGGTTCAAGGAAAGATGGAGTACGCAGTGGAATACAGAGAACGTCTCTATGTTTTCAGGTCGAACCAGGAACAGGACATGTTTTTGAG GAGTCCTGAAACATACTGGGACCAGAGGCTGCCCGTTAAAGTCCCTCCTCTTTGTGAGCCTGTATCCCTCACTGCCATTCCAACGTTGGGTTACCTGGAACAG GGTGTGGCAGTAGCAGTCATTAAGGCCATGACAGCTGTTGGTTGTCTCAAACCAAAGTATCCCTTCATCAGTATAGAAAGATCAGCACTACTCTATCTGGCCTTCTATCTGAAAG CTTTCAACCAAAAGACCGCGGACTACATTCGCCAGAAGTACAAAAAGAAGCTGGCGATGTTTGAAGAGAGCTGCGCCCTCATCCCCTACCTGAGCTCAACAATGAGAGGGAACTACAGGCCACCCAGTGAACGTCCCATTGACTTTGAGTTCAAACTGAACAGGTTCCTGGCTTTGGAAGACTAA
- the fig4a gene encoding polyphosphoinositide phosphatase has product MPPSAAFISGIQRMVLYETRARYFLVGSNQAQTKHRVLKIDRTEPKDLAIIDDKHVYNQQELRELLGRLDLGNRTKIGQKGSSGLSRAVSAFGIVGFVRFLEGYYIVLITKLRKMADIGGHSIYKIEDTSMIYIPNDSVRVAHPDEARYVRIFQNVDLSSNFYFSYSYDLSHSLQYNLTLLQRPFEQWLSAASSTEEEVHTQNKQDSFDIFEDEGLPTQVVYGLQNEPYYKYVWNGKLLERVKDIVHHDWLMYIIHGFCGQSKLLIYGRPVHITLFARRSSKFAGTRFLKRGANCEGDVANEVETEQIVHDASVMSFTAGSYSSYVQVRGSVPLYWSQDISTMMPKPPIRLDQADPYAHVAALHFDQMLQRFGSPIIILNLVKKREKRKHEKILSEELYPAVTNLNQFLPPEHCIDYIAWDMARYTKSKLCNVLDRLSMIAENVVKRTGFFINQSSFYCHTLRPDDRWGDVGGHITANGRVQTGVLRTNCVDCLDRTNTAQFMVGKCALAYQLYALGMIDKPKLQFDTDCVRLFEELYEDHGDTLSLQYGGSQLVHRVKTYRKIAPWTQHSKDIMQTLSRYYSNAFSDADRQDAINLFLQVYQPSETKPHLWELPTDFYLHQKNTMALLQDRRSYTLWWSEGILAYLPVPYDEVPCENNMKKVKVKRVNHYDESTDIYTEFFKPYELTSFDDTFCIAMTNSAREFMPKTVGVDPSPFTVRKPEETGKSVLGNKSSKEETLLQRKTAASAPPPPSEEAISSTSEDDSEEDRDDDGSVSQRSTPIKLLTESGESTRTQEEQQQTAKEPYGLSLAKFPTEKDVFIYESFARLGESQHKVERTEQINLANIVCLEPVSCFAEDSIYGVSPPQVDRDSRDVFDSHVLTGQGQVRALCRDDMLMYREYVKNRYM; this is encoded by the exons ATGCCTCCGTCGGCGGCGTTCATCAGTGGGATCCAGAGGATGGTCCTGTATGAAACCAGAGCT aGGTACTTTTTGGTGGGGAGCAATCAGGCACAGACCAAACACCGAGTCCTGAAGATCGACCGCACAGAACCCAAGGATCTGGCCATAATAGACGATAAG CATGTGTACAACCAGCAAGAGCTTCGGGAACTGCTGGGCCGCCTGGACCTTGGAAACCGCACCAAAATTGGCCAAAAGGGTTCCTCGGGTCTGTCCAGGGCTGTTTCAGCTTTTGGGATTGTGG GGTTCGTTCGTTTCCTGGAGGGTTACTACATTGTGTTGATCACCAAGCTAAGAAAGATGGCCGACATCGGTGGCCACTCCATCTACAAGATCGAGGACACCAGCATGATCTACATCCCCAATGACTCGGTCAGGGTCGCACACCCCGATGAAGCGAG ATACGTGCGGATCTTTCAGAATGTGGACCTGTCCAGTAACTTCTACTTCAG CTACAGCTACGACCTGAGCCACTCGCTGCAGTACAAcctgactctgctgcagaggccTTTTGAACAGTGGCTGTCGGCAGCTTCTTCCACTGAGGAAGAGGTTCACACCCAGAATAAGCAGGACAGCTTCGACATCTTTGAAGATGAAGGTTTGCCAACACAAG TTGTTTACGGCCTCCAGAACGAGCCGTACTACAAGTACGTGTGGAACGGGAAGCTGCTGGAACGAGTCAAGGACATAGTGCATCATGACTGGCTCATGTATATAATCCATGGCTTCTGTGGCCAGTCCA AGCTTCTGATCTACGGTCGACCGGTTCACATCACCCTCTTTGCCAGGCGATCCAGCAAGTTTGCCGGGACCCGCTTCCTCAAAAGAGGAGCCAACTGTGAG GGGGATGTGGCTAACGAGGTGGAGACGGAGCAGATTGTCCATGACGCCTCGGTTATGTCTTTCACAGCAGGAAGTTACTCTTCATACGTCCAGGTGCGAGGTTCAGTCCCGCTCTACTGGTCTCAGGACATTTCCACCATGATGCCCAAACCCCCCATACGAT TGGACCAAGCTGATCCATACGCGCATGTAGCTGCCCTCCATTTTGACCAGATGCTGCAGCGGTTTGGCTCTCCCATTATCATCCTCAACCTGGTCAAG AAAcgggaaaagaggaaacacgAGAAGATTCTGAGTGAGGAGCTTTATCCAGCTGTGACCAACCTAAACCAATTCCTCCCTCCAGAACACTGCATCGACTACATTGCCTGGGACATGGCCCGCTACACCAAGAG TAAGCTGTGCAACGTCCTGGACCGTCTGAGTATGATAGCGGAGAATGTGGTCAAGAGAACAGGTTTCTTCATTAACCAATCCAGCTTCTACTGTCATACCCTCAGACCAGACGACAG ATGGGGAGATGTGGGTGGACACATCACAGCCAATGGACGAGTGCAG ACCGGTGTGTTGCGGACCAACTGTGTGGACTGTCTGGACCGGACCAACACTGCCCAGTTCATGGTGGGGAAGTGCGCATTGGCCTATCAGCTATACGCACTAGGAATGATTGACAAGCCCAAGCTGCAGTTTGATACAGACTGTGTCAG GTTGTTTGAGGAGCTATACGAAGACCATggagacacactgtctctgcaGTACGGCGGCTCCCAGTTGGTCCACAGAGTCAAGACCTACCGCAAGATCGCCCCCTGGACTCAACACTCCAAAGACATCATGCAGACTCTGTCGCGCTACTACAGCAACGCTTTCTCAG ACGCCGACAGACAGGATGCCATCAACCTGTTTCTCCAAGTCTACCAGCCGTCGGAGACCAAACCGCACCTGTGGGAGCTGCCCACTGACTTCTACCTGCATCAGAAGAACACCATGGCCCTTCTCCAGGACAGAcgcag tTACACATTGTGGTGGTCAGAGGGAATCCTGGCCTATCTCCCTGTTCCCTATGATGAAG TCCCCTGTGAGAACAACATGAAGAAAGTCAAAGTGAAGAGAGTGAACCACTACGACGAGAGCACTGACATCTACACCGAGTTCTTCAAACCTTATGAGCTCACCTCCTTCGATGACACCTTCTGCATCGCCATGACCAACTCTGCAAG ggAATTTATGCCCAAAACAGTTGGAGTGGATCCAAGCCCATTCACAGTTCGCAAGCCAGAGGAAACAGGGAAATCAGTGCTGGG CAACAAGAGCAGTAAAGAGGAGACGCTGCTCCAGAGGAAGACCGCAGCTAGCGCACCTCCGCCCCCGAGTGAGGAGGCCATCTCCAGCACATCGGAGGACGACTCCGAGGAGGACCGCGACGATGACGGATCCGTATCCCAGCGCTCGACCCCGATCAAACTGCTAACGGAGTCTGGAGAGAGCACACGCACGCAGGAG gagcagcagcagactgctAAGGAGCCATATGGACTCAGCCTGGCCAAGTTTCCTACCGAAAAAGATGTCTTCATTTACGAAAG ttttgcacGTCTGGGCGAGAGCCAGCACAAAGTGGAGAGAACTGAACAAATAAACCTGGCGAACATCGTCTGCTT